From a single Lacerta agilis isolate rLacAgi1 chromosome 3, rLacAgi1.pri, whole genome shotgun sequence genomic region:
- the ITGB1BP1 gene encoding integrin beta-1-binding protein 1 isoform X2, producing the protein MFRKGKKRHSSSSSQSSEISTKSKSVDSSLGGLSRSSTVASLDTDSTKSSDGKLPFVPGEEEFVMGVSKYGIKVTTLDQYDVLHRHALYLIVRMVCYDDGLGAGKSLLALKTTDTNYEEYNLWIYQCNSMEQAQAICKVLSTAFDSVLTSEKS; encoded by the exons atgttcagaaaaggaaaaaagcgGCATAGTAGCAGCAGTTCACAAAGCAGTGAAATCAGTACCAAAAGTAAG TCAGTGGATTCCAGTCTTGGTGGGCTTTCACGATCTAGTACTGTGGCCAGTCTAGATACAGACTCCACAAAAAGTTCAG ATGGAAAGCTACCCTTTGTTCCAGGGGAAGAAGAATTTGTTATGGGAGTTTCCAAGTATGGTATTAAAGTCACAACTTTGGACCAGTAT GATGTTTTGCATAGACATGCGCTCTACCTAATTGTTCGGATGGTCTGCTATGATGATGGCCTTGGGGCAGGGAAGAGTTTACTGGCTTTAAAGACGACTGATACAAACTATGAAGAGTACAACCTTTGGATATACCAGTGTAATAGTATG GAACAAGCACAAGCTATTTGTAAGGTGCTGTCAACAGCCTTTGACTCTGTTTTAACATCCGAGAAGTCCTGA
- the ITGB1BP1 gene encoding integrin beta-1-binding protein 1 isoform X1 — protein sequence MFRKGKKRHSSSSSQSSEISTKSKSVDSSLGGLSRSSTVASLDTDSTKSSGQSNSNSDTCAEFRVKYVGAIEKLKLDESKNLEGPLDLINYIDVAQQDGKLPFVPGEEEFVMGVSKYGIKVTTLDQYDVLHRHALYLIVRMVCYDDGLGAGKSLLALKTTDTNYEEYNLWIYQCNSMEQAQAICKVLSTAFDSVLTSEKS from the exons atgttcagaaaaggaaaaaagcgGCATAGTAGCAGCAGTTCACAAAGCAGTGAAATCAGTACCAAAAGTAAG TCAGTGGATTCCAGTCTTGGTGGGCTTTCACGATCTAGTACTGTGGCCAGTCTAGATACAGACTCCACAAAAAGTTCAG GCCAGAGCAATAGCAACTCAGATACTTGTGCAGAATTTAGAGTAAAATATGTTGGTGCCATTGAAAAATTGAAGCTTGATGAAAGCAAGAACTTGGAGGGACCATTGGACTTGATAAACTACATAGATGTGGCACAG CAAGATGGAAAGCTACCCTTTGTTCCAGGGGAAGAAGAATTTGTTATGGGAGTTTCCAAGTATGGTATTAAAGTCACAACTTTGGACCAGTAT GATGTTTTGCATAGACATGCGCTCTACCTAATTGTTCGGATGGTCTGCTATGATGATGGCCTTGGGGCAGGGAAGAGTTTACTGGCTTTAAAGACGACTGATACAAACTATGAAGAGTACAACCTTTGGATATACCAGTGTAATAGTATG GAACAAGCACAAGCTATTTGTAAGGTGCTGTCAACAGCCTTTGACTCTGTTTTAACATCCGAGAAGTCCTGA
- the CPSF3 gene encoding cleavage and polyadenylation specificity factor subunit 3 isoform X1, whose amino-acid sequence MAARRRTEAFIPAEESDQLLIRPLGAGQEVGRSCIILEFKGRKIMLDCGIHPGLEGMDALPYIDLIDPAEIDLLLISHFHLDHCGALPWFLQKTSFKGRTFMTHATKAIYRWLLSDYVKVSNISADDMLYTETDLEESMDKIETINFHEVKEVAGIKFWCYHAGHVLGAAMFMIEIAGVKLLYTGDFSRQEDRHLMAAEIPNIKPDILIIESTYGTHIHEKREEREARFCNTVHDIVNRGGRGLIPVFALGRAQELLLILDEYWQNHPELHEIPIYYASSLAKKCMAVYQTYVNAMNDKIRKQININNPFVFKHISNLKSMDHFDDIGPSVVMASPGMMQSGLSRELFESWCTDKRNGVIIAGYCVEGTLAKHIMSEPEEITTMSGQKLPLKMSVDYISFSAHTDYQQTSEFIRALKPPHVILVHGEQNEMARLKAAVIREYEDNDEVHIEVHNPRNTEAVTLNFRGEKLAKVMGSLADKKPEQGQRVSGILVKRNFNYHILAPCDLSNYTDLAMSTVTQKQAVPYTASFSLLYYQLQKLTGDIKEIEVQDKPALKVFKNITVIQEPGMVVLEWVANPANDMYADTVKTVILEIQSNPRIHKAVVHKIPKKEEIDAYHKKMEIMLQDIFGEDCVSAKKDNVLSITVDGKTANLSLDTRTVDHEPGCEDDDETLREMVELAAQRLYDAITPVP is encoded by the exons ATGGCGGCGAGGAGAAGGACCGAGGCGTTCATCCCCGCCGAGGAGAGCGACCAGCTGTTGATTCGGCCCCT gggtgcagggcaggaagtAGGAAGATCATGTATTATTCTGGAATTTAAAGGAAGGAAGATAATG CTTGATTGCGGAATCCACCCTGGCCTAGAAGGAATGGATGCACTTCCATATATCGATTTGATAGACCCAGCTGAGATTGATCTCCTCTTGATTAGTCA TTTCCATTTGGATCACTGTGGGGCATTGCCATGGTTTCTGCAGAAGACAAGTTTTAAAGGGAGGACCTTCATGACCCATGCTACAAAAGCAATTTATAGGTGGCTTCTGTCAGATTATGTCAAAGTTAG CAATATATCAGCAGACGACATGCTGTATACAGAGACGGACCTGGAAGAAAGCATGGACAAAATAGAAACTATCAACTTCCATGAAGTGAAAGAGGTGGCGGGAATCAAGTTCTGGTGTTACCACGCAGGCCACGTTCTGGGAGCAGCCATGTTTATGATTGAAATAGCTGGAGTGAAG CTTTTATACACAGGTGACTTCTCAAGACAAGAAGATAGGCACTTGATGGCAGCTGAGATTCCCAATATTAAACCAGATATTCTTATAATT GAATCTACCTATGGTACGCACATCCATGAGAAACGCGAGGAGCGTGAGGCGAGATTCTGCAACACTGTACATGATATTGTAAACAGGGGAGGCAGAGGTCTTATTCCTGTGTTTGCTTTGGGAAGAGCACAAGAATTGCTTTTGATTTTAG atGAATACTGGCAAAATCATCCTGAGCTTCATGAGATACCTATATACTATGCTTCCTCTCTGGCAAAGAAATGTATGGCCGTGTATCAGACCTATGTCAATGCCATGAATGATAAAATCCGCAAGCAAATCAACATCAACAACCCATTTGTATTCAAGCACATTAGTAATCTGAAG AGCATGGATCATTTTGATGACATAGGCCCAAGTGTTGTAATGGCTTCCCCCGGTATGATGCAGAGTGGTTTATCCAGAGAGTTATTTGAGAGCTGGTGTACTGACAAGAGGAATGGAGTCATCATAGCAGGATACTGTGTGGAAGGAACACTTGCTAAG CACATCATGTCTGAACCTGAAGAAATTACAACTATGTCAGGACAGAAACTCCCACTGAAGATGTCTGTGGATTACATCTCTTTCTCTGCACACACAGATTACCAACAAACCAGCGAGTTCATCCGGGCCTTGAAACCTCCCCATGTG ATATTGGTTCATGGTGAGCAGAATGAAATGGCCAGGCTGAAAGCGGCAGTAATACGCGAATATGAGGATAACGATGAAGTTCACATAGAAGTCCACAATCCTAGAAATACTGAAGCCGTAACGCTAAACTTCAGAGGAGAAAAGCTTGCCAAG GTTATGGGCTCACTAGCAGATAAGAAACCAGAACAAGGGCAGCGTGTTTCAGGGATACTAGTTAAAAGAAATTTTAACTATCACATACTTGCTCCGTGTGACCTCTCCA ATTACACTGATCTGGCTATGAGCACTGTGACACAAAAACAAGCTGTTCCCTACACAGCCTCTTTCAGTCTGCTTTATTATCAGCTACAAAAACTAACAG gTGACATCAAAGAAATAGAAGTCCAGGATAAGCCAGCTTTGAAGGTTTTCAAAAACATTACTGTGATCCAAGAGCCGGGTATGGTGGTGCTGGAG TGGGTAGCAAATCCTGCTAATGATATGTATGCAGACACTGTAAAAACAGTGATACTGGAAATTCAGTCCAATCCCAGAATTCATAAAG CTGTGGTACATAAAATTCCTAAAAAAGAAGAGATAGATGCATATCACAAGAAGATGGAGATTATGCTTCA GGACATATTTGGAGAAGACTGTGTAAGTGCTAAGAAAGATAATGTACTGAGCATCACTGTGGATGGAAAAACAGCAAATCTTTCGTTGGATACACGG ACTGTTGACCATGAACCAGGATGTGAAGATGATGACGAAACTCTTCGGGAAATGGTGGAGTTAGCTGCACAGCGACTCTATGATGCCATCACCCCTGTACCATAA
- the CPSF3 gene encoding cleavage and polyadenylation specificity factor subunit 3 isoform X2 has product MLQKQFIGGFCQIMSKLGHVLGAAMFMIEIAGVKLLYTGDFSRQEDRHLMAAEIPNIKPDILIIESTYGTHIHEKREEREARFCNTVHDIVNRGGRGLIPVFALGRAQELLLILDEYWQNHPELHEIPIYYASSLAKKCMAVYQTYVNAMNDKIRKQININNPFVFKHISNLKSMDHFDDIGPSVVMASPGMMQSGLSRELFESWCTDKRNGVIIAGYCVEGTLAKHIMSEPEEITTMSGQKLPLKMSVDYISFSAHTDYQQTSEFIRALKPPHVILVHGEQNEMARLKAAVIREYEDNDEVHIEVHNPRNTEAVTLNFRGEKLAKVMGSLADKKPEQGQRVSGILVKRNFNYHILAPCDLSNYTDLAMSTVTQKQAVPYTASFSLLYYQLQKLTGDIKEIEVQDKPALKVFKNITVIQEPGMVVLEWVANPANDMYADTVKTVILEIQSNPRIHKAVVHKIPKKEEIDAYHKKMEIMLQDIFGEDCVSAKKDNVLSITVDGKTANLSLDTRTVDHEPGCEDDDETLREMVELAAQRLYDAITPVP; this is encoded by the exons ATGCTACAAAAGCAATTTATAGGTGGCTTCTGTCAGATTATGTCAAAGTTAG GCCACGTTCTGGGAGCAGCCATGTTTATGATTGAAATAGCTGGAGTGAAG CTTTTATACACAGGTGACTTCTCAAGACAAGAAGATAGGCACTTGATGGCAGCTGAGATTCCCAATATTAAACCAGATATTCTTATAATT GAATCTACCTATGGTACGCACATCCATGAGAAACGCGAGGAGCGTGAGGCGAGATTCTGCAACACTGTACATGATATTGTAAACAGGGGAGGCAGAGGTCTTATTCCTGTGTTTGCTTTGGGAAGAGCACAAGAATTGCTTTTGATTTTAG atGAATACTGGCAAAATCATCCTGAGCTTCATGAGATACCTATATACTATGCTTCCTCTCTGGCAAAGAAATGTATGGCCGTGTATCAGACCTATGTCAATGCCATGAATGATAAAATCCGCAAGCAAATCAACATCAACAACCCATTTGTATTCAAGCACATTAGTAATCTGAAG AGCATGGATCATTTTGATGACATAGGCCCAAGTGTTGTAATGGCTTCCCCCGGTATGATGCAGAGTGGTTTATCCAGAGAGTTATTTGAGAGCTGGTGTACTGACAAGAGGAATGGAGTCATCATAGCAGGATACTGTGTGGAAGGAACACTTGCTAAG CACATCATGTCTGAACCTGAAGAAATTACAACTATGTCAGGACAGAAACTCCCACTGAAGATGTCTGTGGATTACATCTCTTTCTCTGCACACACAGATTACCAACAAACCAGCGAGTTCATCCGGGCCTTGAAACCTCCCCATGTG ATATTGGTTCATGGTGAGCAGAATGAAATGGCCAGGCTGAAAGCGGCAGTAATACGCGAATATGAGGATAACGATGAAGTTCACATAGAAGTCCACAATCCTAGAAATACTGAAGCCGTAACGCTAAACTTCAGAGGAGAAAAGCTTGCCAAG GTTATGGGCTCACTAGCAGATAAGAAACCAGAACAAGGGCAGCGTGTTTCAGGGATACTAGTTAAAAGAAATTTTAACTATCACATACTTGCTCCGTGTGACCTCTCCA ATTACACTGATCTGGCTATGAGCACTGTGACACAAAAACAAGCTGTTCCCTACACAGCCTCTTTCAGTCTGCTTTATTATCAGCTACAAAAACTAACAG gTGACATCAAAGAAATAGAAGTCCAGGATAAGCCAGCTTTGAAGGTTTTCAAAAACATTACTGTGATCCAAGAGCCGGGTATGGTGGTGCTGGAG TGGGTAGCAAATCCTGCTAATGATATGTATGCAGACACTGTAAAAACAGTGATACTGGAAATTCAGTCCAATCCCAGAATTCATAAAG CTGTGGTACATAAAATTCCTAAAAAAGAAGAGATAGATGCATATCACAAGAAGATGGAGATTATGCTTCA GGACATATTTGGAGAAGACTGTGTAAGTGCTAAGAAAGATAATGTACTGAGCATCACTGTGGATGGAAAAACAGCAAATCTTTCGTTGGATACACGG ACTGTTGACCATGAACCAGGATGTGAAGATGATGACGAAACTCTTCGGGAAATGGTGGAGTTAGCTGCACAGCGACTCTATGATGCCATCACCCCTGTACCATAA
- the IAH1 gene encoding isoamyl acetate-hydrolyzing esterase 1 homolog, which produces MALSEAQACGRRLVLWSPPRVILFGDSITEFSFQENGWGASLAHRLARKCDVLNRGLSGYNTRWAKIALPRLISKDSDAKNTVAVTVFFGANDGALKDVNPKQHVPLDEYADNLKSMIQYLKSVDITEDKVILVTPPPLHEAAWGKECTAKGEKLNRLNSTTGEYAKACVKVASDCGTSIIDLWTLMQKNNQDFGCYLSDGLHLSAEGNNFLANQLWSLLEQRTSALPVMLPYWRDVDHLNPEASLQGNLHDL; this is translated from the exons ATGGCCCTCTCTGAGGCCCAGGCCTGCGGAAGGCGGCTGGTGCTGTGGTCCCCACCGAGGGTCATCCTCTTCGGAGACTCAATCACTGAG TTTTCCTTCCAAGAAAATGGATGGGGAGCCTCACTTGCTCACCGCTTGGCTAG AAAATGTGATGTTCTGAATCGCGGACTCTCTGGCTATAACACAAGGTGGGCAAAAATTGCTCTGCCAAGATTGATCAGCAAAGATTCTGATGCtaagaacactgttgctgtaacTGTCTTCTTTGGAGCCAATGATGGTGCTTTAAAAG ATGTGAACCCTAAACAGCATGTGCCACTGGATGAGTACGCTGACAATTTGAAAAGTATGATACAATACCTAAAGTCGGTGGACATTACAGAGGATAAAGTTATTTTGGTGACGCCACCACCCCTGCATGAAGCAGCTTGGGGAAAAGAGTGCACTGCCAAAG GTGAAAAATTAAACCGCCTCAACTCTACCACAGGAGAATATGCCAAGGCATGTGTTAAAGTAGCCAGTGATTGTGGCACTTCCATCATTGATCTGTGGACACTTATGCAAAAAAATAACCAG GACTTTGGCTGCTACCTCTCCGATGGACTTCATTTATCAGCGGAAGGAAACAATTTTCTAGCAAACCAGCTTTGGTCACTCCTGGAACAAAGAACATCAGCACTCCCTGTAATGCTTCCCTACTGGCGTGATGTAGATCATCTCAACCCTGAAGCTAGCCTCCAGGGCAATCTTCATGATTTATAA